DNA from Halobaculum sp. XH14:
CGCCATCGGCGCGGTCACGTCGGGCGCGGTGTCTCCCGTTTCGAGCATCGTGAATCGGTTGCGGGGGCCGCTGATAAGGGTTGGTGGCTACTGGGAGTCGATGTCCGTCCCGTGGTCGGCGACCGGCACTGTCGATGACCGCGAACGCCCCCGTTGCCCCGTTCGGTCCCACCCGTCGGTCAGTCCTCGTCGCCCTCGGGGTCGTAGCCGTACGCCTCGCGGGCGAGGGCGGGCGACAGCTTTCCGAGCCGGAGGTCGCGCGCGACCGCCTCCGGGTCCCGGTCCGCGGGGTCGCCGTACCCGCCGCCGCCGGGCGTCCGGACGCTGACGACCGAGCCTGCGGGCAGGTCGCGGGTGTGCTTGGCGGGGAGTTTCTCGCGTTCGTCGCCGTCGTCGTCGACCAGGTAGGCCGCGCCGTTCGCGCCGGGGTCGCCGCCGGCGAGGCCGTACGGGCGGGACTCGTGGCGCTCGGCGAGCAGGCTGAACCGCGCCTCGTGGTCCCGGACGCGGATGTCGCGCCGGAGGCCGAGGCCGCCGCGGAACTCGCCCGCGCCGCCCGAATCGGGGCGGAGGGCGTACCGCTCGACGCGGAGCGGATAGGCGGTTTCGAGCACCTCCGCTGGCGTGTTCAACGTGTTGCTCATGTGGACGTGGACGCCGTCCATTCCGTCGCCGATCGCCCGGCCGCCGAACCCGCCGCCCTGGGTCTCGTAGAAGGCGTACGGGGCGTCGTCCCTCGGGTCGGTGCCGCCGAACGTGACGTTGTTCATCGTCCCCTGGCACGCCGCGACGACGGCCTCCGGGTCGGCCCCGGCGAGCGCGCCCAGCACCGCGTCCGTGACCCGCTGGGACGTCTCGAGGTTGCCGCCCACCACCGCGGCCGGCGGGTCGGGGTTGACGATGGTCCCCTCCGGCGCGCGGATCTCGATCGGCCGGTAGCAGCCGTGGTTCGGGGGGATGTCCGGGTCCGTCACGCAGCGCACGGCGTAGTACGTCGCCGACGCGGTGACGGCGAAGACGGCGTTGACGGGGCCGTCCGTCTGTGCGGCAGTGCCCTCGAAGTCGACCGCGACCGAGTCGCCCTCGATCTCGACTGCCGCTTCGACGGGCAGGTCCTCGTTCCCGCGCCCGTCGTCGTCCAGCACGTCGGCGAACTCGTAGGTCCCGTCCGGAAGGTTCCTGATCTCCGCGCACATTCGGCGCTCGGAGTAGTCCTTGATCTCCGCCAGCGCGGGTTCGAGCAGGTCGCCGTGCTCGGCCGCGACCTCCCGGAACCGCCGTCTCCCGGTGGCGTTCGCGGCGGTCTGTGCCCGGAGGTCGCCGCGTCGCTCCTCGGGGGTCCGGACGTTGGCGAGGATCATCGAGAGGACGTCCTCGCGAACGTCGCC
Protein-coding regions in this window:
- a CDS encoding hydantoinase B/oxoprolinase family protein, with protein sequence MTDRDAGDAPEVDSVTLEVVRNACEAVAEEMNANLVRTGYSPNVKERRDCSTALFDADGEMIAQAETMPVHLGAMPFSVAAAVEAFPPETLSPGDSVLLNDPFRGGAHLPDLTLVTPVFDESGEELLAFAANRAHHADVGGSTAGSVAADSTEIYQEGLRIPPVKFESGGDVREDVLSMILANVRTPEERRGDLRAQTAANATGRRRFREVAAEHGDLLEPALAEIKDYSERRMCAEIRNLPDGTYEFADVLDDDGRGNEDLPVEAAVEIEGDSVAVDFEGTAAQTDGPVNAVFAVTASATYYAVRCVTDPDIPPNHGCYRPIEIRAPEGTIVNPDPPAAVVGGNLETSQRVTDAVLGALAGADPEAVVAACQGTMNNVTFGGTDPRDDAPYAFYETQGGGFGGRAIGDGMDGVHVHMSNTLNTPAEVLETAYPLRVERYALRPDSGGAGEFRGGLGLRRDIRVRDHEARFSLLAERHESRPYGLAGGDPGANGAAYLVDDDGDEREKLPAKHTRDLPAGSVVSVRTPGGGGYGDPADRDPEAVARDLRLGKLSPALAREAYGYDPEGDED